The Panicum hallii strain FIL2 chromosome 9, PHallii_v3.1, whole genome shotgun sequence genome has a window encoding:
- the LOC112878356 gene encoding MOB kinase activator-like 1A gives MSLFGLGSKNQKTFRPKKNAPSGNKGVQLKKHIDATLGSGNLRDAVRLPPGEDLNEWLAVNTVDFFNQVNILYGTLMEFCTPATCPTMSAGPKFEYRWADGVQIKKPIEVSAPKYVEYLMDWIEAQLDDESIFPQKLGTPFPQNFKEVVKTIFKRLFRVYAHIYHTHFQKIMSLKEEAHLNTCFKHFTLFTWEFKLIDKAELAPLIDLIESIVSVC, from the exons ATGAGTCTCTTCGGGCTTGGGAGCAA GAATCAGAAGACATTCAGGCCTAAGAAGAATGCTCCATCCGGAAATAAG GGTGTGCAGCTGAAAAAACACATCGATGCAACCTTAGGAAGCGGGAATTTGAGGGATGCGGTTCGGTTGCCGCCGGGGGAGGATCTCAATGAATGGCTAGCTGTTAACA CTGTTGATTTCTTCAACCAGGTGAACATCTTGTACGGTACTCTGATGGAATTCTGCACACCAGCTACATGCCCCACAATGTCAGCAGGACCCAA GTTTGAGTACAGATGGGCTGATGGGGTGCAGATCAAGAAACCGATCGAGGTTTCAGCGCCGAAATATGTTGAGTACTTGATGGACTGGATCGAGGCCCAGCTTGATGACGAATCCATCTTCCCTCAGAAACTTG GAACCCCTTTCCCACAAAATTTCAAGGAAGTTGTGAAGACGATTTTCAAGCGCCTTTTCCGTGTTTATGCCCATATTTACCACACACATTTTCAGAAGATTATGAGCCTTAAGGAAGAGGCACACCTTAACACCTGCTTCAAGCATTTTACATTGTTCACCTGG GAATTCAAGTTGATTGACAAGGCTGAGCTCGCGCCGCTTATTGATCTAATTGAATCCATTGTTTCAGTGTGCTGA
- the LOC112875872 gene encoding stress enhanced protein 1, chloroplastic-like: protein MAHPLLSSASPRILLAAAAGNGVPRLSVTSARPTARASRRNARPRALSVRCEQGAKGGGGGGLDVWLSRGAMLGFVGAVAVELSTGKGVLENAGLTAPLPTVALALTGVVGVFVAFIIFQSGSRG, encoded by the exons ATGGCTCAtcccctcctctcctccgcTTCTCCTCGCATTCTTCTCGCCGCCGCAGCAG GCAATGGCGTTCCCCGGCTGTCCGTGACGTCTGCACGCCCCACTGCTCGAG CGAGCAGGAGGAACGCGAGGCCGAGGGCCCTGAGCGTGAGGTGCGAGCAGGGAgccaagggcggcggcgggggcgggctgGACGTGTGGCTGAGCCGCGGCGCGATGCTGGGCTTCGTCGGGGCGGTTGCCGTGGAGCTGAGCACCGGCAAAGGGGTGCTTGAGAACGCTGGCCTGACCGCGCCGCTACCGACGGTGGCGCTGGCGCTTACCGGCGTGGTCGGGGTCTTCGTGGCCTTCATCATCTTCCAATCCGGGTCGCGGGGCTGA